TACCCCTTCCGCACGTGGTGCGGCATCGCCTCGGGCAGGACCATCGACAGCTCGACGAGCCCCGCAACCGCGCCGTTCGCGTGCCACGGCGTCTGGAAGATCAGCTTGCGGACGCCGCCCTTCTCGATCGTGTAGGCGTTGGTCCTGCCCTCGGCGAGGAGGGTGCGGATCAGCTCGGCCGACGCCGGGCCGTGGCAGTCGAAGAGGCTCCTGCCGACGAGCGCGCCGCCGCCGTCCTTCGCGAACGTCGCCTTGGACTTCTCGTTCATCTCCAGGAT
Above is a genomic segment from Pseudomonadota bacterium containing:
- a CDS encoding PAS domain-containing protein, which codes for MENTTWAETIDVAVTVCDRGGVILEMNEKSKATFAKDGGGALVGRSLFDCHGPASAELIRTLLAEGRTNAYTIEKGGVRKLIFQTPWHANGAVAGLVELSMVLPEAMPHHVRKG